In the genome of Melioribacteraceae bacterium, one region contains:
- a CDS encoding TlpA family protein disulfide reductase, with product MFKKCFIISLAVVSNIVCQPVKIYLNTLTKLDDESIHLVTLSSQAKEQLVLPKFASNETLFSKKYLDLFYSWDSENDEKISILLFQLKNEDLLYVDKNNDNDLSNDGDPILFPLNKDSITIDIISPKDINQKLKLALYRKPDLTDSLKASFIDPEGNLSSSFLKFAKIYSDDFNFEGKKRSFYFDYRITLRRGELNLGSSTYSVGLFDYSNNGRFNDKRDLILMDFNKTGKLNLDNPSNVFSIDDVFTIDNKNYKLTEVDKYGQYFIIEETKNKPTFHYLKWIQEESSKGQIKETLREDFWNNKLVSLSGEEISLSTFKGQYLFLNIWGEWCQPCINEIEELKQAYEKNNGKVVFLGALKVNDLTKAKRLIQEKNISWPNTFITNEIIKEFNIISYPTNILIFPDGINYIKEHGINRTYFDMNVK from the coding sequence ATGTTCAAGAAGTGTTTTATTATTTCTCTTGCGGTAGTATCAAACATTGTCTGTCAACCAGTAAAAATATATTTGAATACTTTGACAAAACTGGATGATGAGAGTATTCATTTAGTTACGCTTTCTAGTCAAGCAAAGGAACAATTAGTCCTTCCCAAATTCGCAAGTAACGAGACACTATTTTCAAAGAAGTATCTCGATCTCTTCTATAGTTGGGACTCTGAAAATGATGAGAAAATTTCAATCCTTTTATTTCAGCTAAAAAACGAGGATTTATTATATGTAGACAAGAATAACGATAATGATCTGTCAAATGACGGTGATCCAATTTTATTTCCTCTAAATAAGGATTCAATTACCATTGATATCATTTCTCCAAAAGATATTAATCAGAAACTCAAACTGGCATTATATCGAAAACCTGATTTGACCGACTCACTGAAAGCTTCTTTTATAGATCCAGAAGGCAATTTATCTTCAAGTTTTCTTAAGTTCGCAAAAATATATAGCGATGATTTCAATTTTGAAGGTAAAAAAAGATCATTCTACTTTGATTATCGGATTACCTTAAGAAGAGGAGAACTTAATCTAGGATCATCAACTTATTCTGTCGGATTATTCGACTATTCAAATAATGGTAGATTTAATGACAAGCGTGATCTAATTCTAATGGATTTTAACAAAACTGGAAAATTGAATCTCGATAATCCGTCAAACGTTTTTTCTATTGATGATGTATTTACAATAGACAATAAGAATTATAAGCTAACCGAAGTTGATAAATATGGTCAGTATTTTATTATAGAAGAAACTAAGAACAAGCCAACTTTTCATTATCTAAAATGGATACAAGAAGAATCTTCGAAAGGTCAAATAAAAGAAACTCTACGTGAGGATTTTTGGAATAATAAATTGGTTTCACTTAGCGGTGAAGAAATAAGTTTATCTACTTTTAAAGGTCAATACCTTTTCTTAAATATATGGGGAGAATGGTGCCAACCTTGCATAAATGAAATTGAAGAATTAAAACAAGCTTACGAAAAGAATAACGGTAAAGTGGTTTTTTTAGGCGCACTCAAAGTAAATGATTTAACCAAAGCCAAAAGACTAATTCAAGAAAAAAATATTAGCTGGCCGAATACATTTATAACCAACGAAATTATAAAGGAATTTAATATTATCAGCTATCCGACCAATATTTTGATATTTCCTGATGGCATTAATTATATCAAAGAACATGGAATTAACAGAACATATTTTGACATGAATGTAAAATAG
- a CDS encoding host-nuclease inhibitor Gam family protein, which translates to MKEDNFLDELLIEVEEKEQKLQLAHVDMVLREISNLSGEISKTMLQAEEEKRIIEEWALSKSSKLNDRVEWLTKKLEVFMNEQETSVRTIDLAHGQLLRRKQIEKLIVEDLDSFLLNPNLSQLTSITPEVVKPDLGKIKAFYKMSGKVPQGCALIESADKFSIKLKGGVNGTSKNGTGSQQTNED; encoded by the coding sequence ATGAAAGAAGATAACTTTTTGGATGAACTGCTAATTGAAGTTGAGGAGAAAGAGCAAAAGCTGCAGTTAGCTCATGTAGATATGGTTCTTCGTGAAATATCGAATCTATCGGGTGAGATAAGCAAAACAATGCTTCAGGCAGAAGAGGAAAAAAGAATCATTGAAGAATGGGCTCTTTCGAAGAGTTCAAAACTAAATGACAGAGTTGAGTGGCTTACCAAAAAACTCGAAGTCTTTATGAATGAGCAAGAGACTTCAGTCAGAACAATCGATCTAGCTCATGGTCAGCTGCTACGCCGTAAACAGATCGAAAAACTAATTGTGGAGGATCTCGATAGTTTTCTTCTCAATCCAAATCTATCTCAGCTAACTTCTATAACCCCCGAAGTAGTAAAACCTGATCTAGGCAAGATCAAAGCATTTTACAAAATGAGCGGGAAAGTACCGCAAGGATGCGCTCTGATTGAATCAGCAGACAAATTTTCAATAAAACTAAAAGGAGGTGTCAATGGAACGTCCAAAAATGGAACTGGAAGTCAACAAACCAACGAGGATTAA
- a CDS encoding phosphoadenosine phosphosulfate reductase family protein, whose amino-acid sequence MPTNLDFETIELIEREYKKSTLPWSLGYSGGKDSSALLKLTFQAILNTKKKPKTINVVYCDTGVEIPIMSALVDKTLKKIKRESKELELPFNCVKLVPKLNDRYFVKVIGRGYPPPTNIFRWCTDKLRVIPIQTFLQTHSKENIVLLGVRKGESFERDKIILKHYLEDVYYFRQNNFSQAKIFSPILNYNEDNVWETILNDSLPKSIDGKKLQKYYTLVKSVNENNIGGRFGCWTCTVVRKDKAVMNLIDAGYSELIPLLNFRNWLVSIRDIPRNRCKHRRNGQIGLGPFTLVARSKILDKLLLAQSESGLSLISEEELDYILKLWLVDKNSKTYREK is encoded by the coding sequence ATGCCTACCAATTTAGATTTCGAAACAATTGAATTAATTGAAAGAGAATATAAAAAAAGCACATTGCCGTGGTCTCTTGGATATAGTGGAGGTAAAGACTCATCTGCTTTGTTAAAATTGACTTTTCAAGCAATACTCAATACAAAGAAAAAACCAAAAACAATTAATGTAGTTTATTGTGATACTGGTGTTGAAATCCCGATAATGTCTGCATTGGTTGATAAAACTCTTAAAAAAATCAAAAGAGAATCAAAAGAATTAGAACTCCCATTTAATTGTGTTAAGCTAGTCCCAAAATTAAATGATAGATATTTTGTGAAGGTTATTGGTCGCGGTTATCCTCCGCCAACAAATATATTCAGATGGTGCACGGATAAACTTCGAGTAATTCCAATTCAAACATTTCTTCAAACTCATTCAAAAGAAAATATAGTTTTGTTGGGTGTCAGAAAAGGGGAAAGCTTTGAGAGAGATAAAATTATTCTCAAGCATTATCTTGAAGACGTGTATTATTTTCGTCAAAATAACTTTAGTCAAGCAAAAATATTTTCGCCGATTCTCAATTATAATGAAGATAATGTTTGGGAAACAATTCTTAACGATTCACTACCTAAAAGTATTGATGGGAAAAAACTTCAGAAATATTACACTTTGGTTAAAAGTGTAAATGAAAATAATATTGGTGGTCGTTTTGGTTGTTGGACTTGCACGGTTGTTCGCAAAGATAAAGCAGTAATGAATCTTATTGATGCTGGTTATTCAGAATTAATTCCATTGCTGAATTTTCGAAATTGGTTAGTATCAATACGTGATATTCCAAGAAATCGTTGTAAGCATAGGCGGAATGGACAAATTGGTTTAGGCCCGTTTACTCTTGTAGCGCGGTCAAAAATTCTTGATAAATTACTACTGGCTCAAAGTGAATCTGGATTGTCCCTCATCAGCGAAGAAGAGTTGGACTATATTTTAAAATTATGGTTAGTAGATAAGAATTCAAAAACTTATAGAGAAAAATAG
- a CDS encoding class II glutamine amidotransferase, whose protein sequence is MCGIMGYYCFGQKRPSKESITEMFSLLETRGRDASGFAFIENGQLIVQKAAVKSSEFVKMSEWQNVNLSKSMILHTRAATQGTNKNNQNNHPLFTKQGVCIVHNGIIYNDKEIFGKNQRDGEVDSEAILAVLSSRGKGDKIKRVFDKLEGSFAFAVISKDEPDKLTLVKKDNPIDLYYDEKNDILYFCSERRIMQEGMRLKTHSHRGFNLGEEGFHFYEMKNNHSLVIGTEGVESYRKYSPRQFRFTSHDHYFGREKNTDELIIECPWCLEQTRYHLGKLFNRCEQCGLEISEEELFQY, encoded by the coding sequence ATGTGTGGTATAATGGGATATTATTGCTTTGGCCAAAAACGTCCGAGCAAAGAAAGTATAACTGAAATGTTTTCACTTTTAGAAACCCGAGGTCGTGACGCTTCGGGTTTTGCGTTTATTGAGAATGGACAATTAATTGTTCAGAAGGCTGCGGTAAAGTCATCTGAGTTTGTGAAGATGTCAGAATGGCAAAATGTCAATTTGTCAAAATCGATGATATTACACACACGAGCCGCAACTCAAGGAACTAACAAAAACAATCAAAACAATCATCCTCTCTTCACAAAACAAGGTGTTTGTATTGTTCATAACGGGATCATTTATAATGATAAAGAAATCTTCGGAAAAAATCAGAGAGATGGTGAAGTTGATTCGGAAGCTATACTTGCTGTGCTCTCTTCCCGTGGTAAAGGTGATAAAATAAAACGAGTCTTCGATAAACTTGAAGGCAGTTTTGCTTTTGCCGTTATCAGCAAAGATGAACCGGATAAACTGACACTTGTAAAGAAGGATAACCCAATTGATCTTTATTATGATGAGAAGAATGATATTCTTTATTTCTGCTCTGAACGCAGAATAATGCAAGAAGGAATGAGACTTAAGACTCATTCTCATCGAGGATTTAATCTAGGTGAAGAGGGTTTTCACTTCTATGAAATGAAAAACAATCATTCACTTGTTATAGGAACCGAAGGAGTTGAATCCTACCGAAAATATTCACCCAGACAATTCAGGTTTACTTCACATGATCATTATTTTGGAAGAGAGAAGAACACCGATGAACTGATAATCGAATGCCCCTGGTGTTTAGAGCAAACGAGATATCATCTGGGAAAACTTTTTAATCGTTGTGAACAATGTGGACTTGAGATAAGTGAAGAAGAGCTATTTCAGTATTAA
- a CDS encoding ankyrin repeat domain-containing protein, whose protein sequence is MEQNIDSVIIGEQIWMTKTLNVTHFRNGEEITELKNKDEWINAVLFAKPGFCYFDNNSSNDILYNIWALQDKRNVAPVGWHIPTNAEIDILLKELNKETNPLHFFSDKFNFTIEQAHNRNSKGEFQKYDGIAIWGYSPKTNQHDTYRFGEEISKKFSITIDATRFGGYRVRCIKGENEQASIDSQINYDNMLVEGIIFDDIGKVNEAINNGADINTKDGKGQDVILLSIGFGRFDIFKFLVESGLDINKKYKLDSNGKETTPLMYASLGGKIEIVKYLLANGVDINYEYPDGTTALIATIFLGKIEIMNLLLSAGALIYANSPMTVKALEHAKVNNPSIYTIINEYIGNNVLMKVNANPTLLLKTPLNKSQFECPVCKKSFQSGGVIVADQEYFKPSCNCGIYYDFLNGYYTKDEEIANSLKEVGYKIEFAKKMEGNPYDNDKFIIYD, encoded by the coding sequence ATGGAACAAAATATTGATAGTGTTATAATTGGCGAACAAATATGGATGACAAAAACTCTAAATGTTACTCATTTTAGAAATGGAGAAGAAATAACAGAATTAAAGAATAAGGATGAATGGATTAATGCAGTATTATTTGCAAAACCTGGGTTTTGCTATTTCGATAATAATTCATCGAATGATATTTTATATAATATTTGGGCTTTGCAAGATAAAAGAAATGTTGCGCCAGTAGGATGGCATATACCAACAAATGCTGAGATTGATATATTACTCAAAGAATTAAATAAAGAAACAAATCCTCTTCACTTTTTTTCAGATAAATTTAACTTCACAATAGAGCAAGCTCACAATCGTAATTCTAAAGGCGAATTTCAAAAATACGACGGTATTGCAATATGGGGGTATTCACCTAAAACTAATCAACACGATACTTACCGATTCGGAGAAGAAATCTCAAAAAAATTTAGTATTACCATTGATGCAACAAGATTTGGAGGTTATAGGGTTCGTTGCATTAAAGGAGAAAATGAACAAGCAAGCATTGATTCACAAATAAACTATGATAATATGTTAGTTGAGGGAATAATATTTGATGATATTGGAAAAGTAAATGAAGCTATTAATAATGGAGCTGATATAAATACTAAAGATGGAAAAGGTCAAGATGTAATTTTACTTTCTATAGGATTTGGTCGTTTTGATATTTTTAAGTTTTTAGTGGAAAGTGGACTCGATATTAATAAGAAATATAAATTAGATTCTAATGGAAAAGAAACTACACCTCTGATGTATGCTTCATTAGGGGGTAAAATAGAAATAGTCAAGTATTTATTAGCAAATGGTGTTGATATAAATTATGAATATCCTGACGGAACAACTGCATTAATAGCAACGATATTTTTAGGCAAAATTGAGATAATGAATTTATTATTATCTGCGGGTGCTTTAATATATGCTAATTCTCCAATGACTGTTAAAGCATTAGAACACGCTAAGGTAAACAACCCGTCTATTTACACAATAATAAATGAATACATCGGAAATAATGTGCTAATGAAAGTTAATGCAAATCCTACATTATTATTGAAAACTCCTTTGAATAAATCGCAATTTGAATGCCCTGTTTGTAAAAAGTCATTTCAATCCGGCGGCGTAATCGTAGCCGATCAAGAATATTTTAAACCAAGTTGTAATTGTGGTATTTATTATGATTTTTTGAATGGATATTATACGAAAGATGAAGAAATTGCTAATTCACTTAAAGAAGTTGGCTATAAAATTGAGTTTGCAAAAAAGATGGAAGGAAATCCATATGATAACGACAAGTTTATAATCTATGATTAG
- a CDS encoding PriCT-2 domain-containing protein encodes MNFTTQQEELFKSIPVLTGITIKYKPFNKNNLFEVIKEIATGNIFRTKIEEVRSIQDKNKRQDFKRKNLPFFTIGEFKNNERQKKALIKTQFAIFDLDHIAEWKSKWEQIVADKSVFAAFRSPSGDGIKIIYKFDKPITDPQLYSSVYKFYASKFNIDLGQEPDMTSDCSRACYISYDPKIYVNETPALLSVVENIKPVIKQTSNSSEVDTTYVPKAVEFLSTKIKNYNDWVTCGFALTSLGEGRQYFHRLSQNPNYNDTPEEVDEKFDELVESSRGEVTIASLFEIAIRHGFVYPTINIIDINAKPLSAQMMEWFDEDRKRLPGTLIGHPLSTFKKIAEYTDGIQPGFYIVAAEANVGKTAFITNLCLDLLDTNPDIQVIYFSLDDSKRSTINRLLSIKTHCSINSLRRKIDDKSLAATVEQGRSELIELAQKDRIQFYDLGDVTKIEEVESIISNNKHPQKVVFIDGVYNLQVESSEGIRVENIKRAQTIKEIVDKNKLPLIATGELRKKSKDDSKDKKPTLHDLNETGKYSYNANVVWLLSFKNADKNEKSIIVELEFAKNKLSDFKGSIDLNFIREKGIIKEATLNLPSYPNSFDTEGEDL; translated from the coding sequence ATGAATTTTACAACACAACAAGAGGAGCTTTTTAAGAGTATACCGGTCTTAACTGGTATAACTATAAAATACAAACCATTCAACAAGAACAATCTTTTCGAAGTAATTAAAGAGATTGCAACTGGTAACATTTTCCGCACAAAAATTGAAGAAGTCAGATCAATTCAAGACAAAAATAAACGGCAAGACTTCAAACGAAAAAACCTTCCATTTTTTACAATTGGCGAATTCAAAAACAACGAAAGACAAAAAAAAGCTCTCATTAAAACTCAGTTTGCAATATTTGATTTGGATCATATTGCTGAATGGAAATCAAAATGGGAACAGATCGTTGCCGACAAAAGTGTTTTTGCAGCATTCCGCTCCCCAAGCGGAGATGGAATTAAAATCATCTATAAGTTTGACAAACCAATTACCGATCCTCAACTATATTCATCCGTCTACAAGTTCTACGCATCCAAGTTTAATATTGACTTAGGGCAAGAGCCAGACATGACTTCAGACTGTTCTAGAGCTTGCTACATCAGTTATGATCCAAAAATATATGTGAATGAAACTCCAGCTTTATTAAGTGTTGTTGAGAATATTAAACCAGTTATAAAGCAGACTAGTAACTCAAGTGAAGTTGATACAACCTACGTTCCCAAAGCAGTTGAGTTTTTAAGTACTAAAATTAAGAATTATAATGACTGGGTAACATGTGGTTTTGCATTAACCAGCCTGGGAGAAGGAAGACAGTACTTCCACAGACTCTCTCAGAATCCTAATTATAATGATACCCCAGAAGAGGTAGACGAAAAATTTGATGAGTTAGTTGAATCAAGCCGCGGTGAAGTAACAATTGCAAGCTTGTTTGAAATAGCCATAAGACACGGCTTTGTTTATCCGACAATTAATATTATAGACATCAATGCAAAACCACTATCTGCGCAAATGATGGAGTGGTTTGATGAAGATAGAAAAAGATTACCGGGAACACTAATTGGTCATCCCTTATCTACTTTCAAAAAGATTGCAGAGTATACAGATGGAATCCAGCCCGGGTTTTACATTGTTGCAGCAGAGGCAAACGTAGGAAAAACAGCCTTTATAACAAATCTTTGTTTAGATCTCCTAGATACAAATCCTGATATACAAGTAATCTACTTTTCACTCGATGACAGTAAACGTTCGACAATAAATCGCCTCTTAAGTATTAAAACCCACTGCTCGATAAACTCTCTCCGAAGGAAAATAGATGATAAAAGCCTTGCTGCAACTGTTGAACAGGGAAGATCCGAATTAATAGAGCTAGCTCAAAAGGATAGAATTCAGTTTTACGATCTTGGAGATGTAACAAAAATTGAAGAAGTAGAATCAATCATCTCAAATAATAAGCATCCTCAAAAGGTTGTGTTTATTGATGGCGTTTATAATTTGCAGGTTGAGAGCTCTGAGGGAATAAGAGTAGAGAACATTAAACGAGCACAAACCATTAAAGAGATTGTTGATAAAAACAAATTACCTTTAATAGCTACAGGAGAGCTTCGTAAGAAGTCTAAAGATGATAGCAAAGATAAAAAACCGACACTTCACGATTTAAATGAAACCGGTAAATACTCCTATAACGCAAATGTAGTTTGGCTTCTCTCATTCAAGAATGCGGATAAAAATGAAAAGTCGATTATTGTTGAATTAGAGTTTGCTAAGAACAAACTATCCGACTTTAAAGGCAGTATTGATCTTAATTTCATTAGAGAGAAAGGTATCATTAAAGAGGCTACATTAAATCTTCCATCCTATCCGAATTCATTTGATACTGAAGGGGAGGATTTATGA
- a CDS encoding ATP-dependent DNA helicase RecQ, which translates to MTITSINKIVKEVQANSSLPIVLIMKGYPAWFLSEMGRTIPNVSNFYWLTEQRRIDLDYILKNFWSLGSYLTQPQHEVSFILYEEFLHLPSHTIKQFPVQFALITNSLYDFYPNQYNKLFADIEASIDNDMVILEDELFNKFFADCKTISGYQCIQYLDYPEKLSDYKINSYDFCDYIEKLEPETINEINNVELPQIQFLAADSTYEKLKYSLFLNESIRDFILIVDDNFLHIEKNVVEYDSITYLLSFYGFSFKIFTKKENFTDYWRDELSILLEKHWGEGAKFKELKIYKDPDTSSELIRYSQGSVVEHIIHQYELANQNLLFEDIFLTAPTGAGKSLLFQLPAIYLSENYENKPVTIVISPLKALMADQVISLINNRKYRNVAFLNSDLSLIEREKIIEEILAGEISIIYMSPELLLSYDIKTFIGERDLGLVVIDEAHLVTTWGRDFRVDYWFLGNYIRKLRRGNTLKGKINNQQKTYRFPVVALTATAVYNGNDDMVFETIGSLNMQNCRIYIGNIIRNEIHFEYNKFHTHTHDLDKINKTKDRIKEFVDNNIKSILYFPWISQIEAIAPTLDKNIKQFVKKYHAELDSEERKETLSSFKDKDTKVVLATKAFGMGVDISDIEVVYHHAPSGALSDYVQEIGRVARTPNIIGKAKIDFTPKDLKYTKILFGLSSLKQYQVNLVIKKVWDLYSIKRNRNMLVSIEDFNYIFTKDNNSEQKVKSALLVIEKDLLAKFGYNIIIVRPKSLFSVVYSATTAEYMKIFMRYFGEFCEVLPNQQYELQKVPLTNGAVLVRGDSSNKKYLRIHLDKIWEKHFADLSFPELKHKYFQKELFPNINPMLKLALHFKVEINEAQISFDNYITTLEKCLFSENLIGRYFTKDDLIKELKKQLGNEVTCRKLADLLIVFYGDINTFGKKGISNGRTSNFIQLKKIGESVKYKIVNTAFTRVKSEMKTSFSREFGGIGKGNTEYQGFVSIDKDHPSRSKVKLAYLLEIFDLATYELSGGDLPQLFVRINDPLKIKTLSERAYQNNVVTDVERRHSRSVEIMTYFFQAEITDELRWQFIENYFLGRDDLIDDCLRS; encoded by the coding sequence ATGACAATAACTTCCATTAACAAAATCGTAAAAGAAGTTCAGGCTAATTCTTCATTACCGATAGTATTGATTATGAAGGGATACCCAGCATGGTTTTTAAGTGAAATGGGCCGCACGATTCCTAATGTTTCAAATTTTTATTGGTTAACTGAGCAGCGAAGAATTGACTTAGATTACATATTAAAAAACTTCTGGTCTTTAGGAAGCTATTTAACGCAGCCTCAACATGAGGTTTCTTTTATTCTATACGAAGAATTTCTTCATCTACCTTCCCACACTATTAAACAATTCCCTGTGCAATTTGCTTTAATTACAAACTCTTTATATGATTTCTACCCAAATCAATACAATAAATTATTTGCTGATATCGAAGCTAGTATAGATAACGATATGGTAATTCTTGAAGATGAACTATTTAATAAGTTTTTTGCAGATTGTAAAACAATAAGTGGTTATCAGTGTATACAATATTTAGATTACCCTGAAAAACTATCAGATTATAAGATAAATAGTTATGACTTTTGCGATTATATAGAAAAATTGGAACCAGAAACTATTAATGAAATTAATAATGTAGAATTACCACAAATACAATTTTTAGCAGCTGACTCTACATACGAAAAGCTCAAGTATTCATTATTTCTTAATGAATCAATACGTGATTTCATCCTAATAGTAGATGACAATTTCTTACATATAGAAAAAAATGTTGTCGAATATGATTCGATAACTTATTTATTATCTTTTTATGGATTTAGTTTTAAGATTTTTACCAAAAAAGAAAACTTTACTGACTATTGGCGAGATGAACTAAGTATTTTGCTTGAAAAGCATTGGGGTGAAGGAGCAAAATTTAAGGAATTAAAAATTTACAAAGATCCCGATACCTCATCCGAATTAATAAGATATTCACAAGGTTCAGTTGTAGAACATATTATACATCAGTATGAACTGGCGAATCAAAATTTACTATTTGAAGATATTTTCCTTACGGCACCTACTGGTGCTGGTAAGTCACTCTTGTTTCAATTACCAGCTATCTATTTATCCGAAAATTATGAAAATAAACCCGTTACCATTGTTATATCACCTCTGAAAGCTTTAATGGCAGATCAAGTTATATCACTTATAAATAATCGAAAATATAGAAACGTTGCATTTCTTAATTCTGATCTTTCTCTTATCGAAAGAGAAAAAATAATTGAAGAAATATTAGCAGGTGAAATTAGTATAATATACATGTCACCTGAGTTGTTATTATCATATGATATTAAAACTTTCATTGGTGAACGCGATTTGGGTTTAGTAGTAATCGATGAAGCACATTTAGTAACCACTTGGGGTCGAGATTTTAGAGTAGACTATTGGTTTTTAGGGAACTACATTAGAAAACTACGTCGTGGGAATACTCTCAAAGGTAAAATCAATAATCAGCAAAAAACTTATAGATTCCCGGTTGTTGCTTTAACTGCTACTGCTGTGTACAATGGTAATGATGATATGGTATTTGAAACAATTGGCAGTTTAAATATGCAAAACTGTAGAATTTATATAGGAAACATTATTAGGAACGAAATTCACTTTGAGTACAATAAGTTTCACACACATACTCATGACTTAGATAAAATAAACAAAACAAAGGACCGCATTAAAGAATTTGTGGATAACAATATTAAATCGATTTTGTACTTTCCTTGGATTAGTCAGATAGAAGCGATAGCTCCAACATTAGATAAAAACATAAAACAATTCGTTAAAAAATACCATGCTGAATTAGATTCCGAAGAACGAAAAGAAACACTTTCAAGTTTTAAAGATAAAGATACTAAAGTTGTTCTTGCAACAAAAGCATTTGGGATGGGGGTTGATATTAGTGACATTGAAGTTGTTTATCACCATGCACCATCTGGGGCCCTTTCAGACTACGTTCAAGAAATTGGGCGTGTTGCTAGAACTCCAAATATTATAGGTAAGGCAAAGATTGATTTTACACCAAAAGATCTTAAGTATACTAAAATCTTGTTTGGGCTATCATCATTAAAACAATATCAAGTTAATTTAGTTATAAAGAAGGTTTGGGATCTATATTCGATTAAGAGAAATAGAAACATGTTAGTCTCGATTGAAGACTTTAATTACATTTTCACAAAAGACAATAACTCAGAACAAAAAGTGAAAAGCGCACTACTTGTAATCGAAAAAGATTTACTTGCTAAATTTGGATATAATATAATTATTGTACGTCCTAAAAGTTTATTCTCAGTTGTTTACAGCGCGACTACAGCTGAGTATATGAAAATTTTTATGAGATATTTTGGAGAATTTTGTGAAGTATTGCCAAATCAACAATATGAATTACAAAAAGTACCACTGACGAATGGTGCCGTATTGGTAAGAGGAGATTCAAGTAATAAAAAATATTTAAGAATTCATCTTGATAAAATATGGGAAAAACACTTTGCTGATCTGAGTTTTCCAGAACTTAAACATAAATATTTTCAAAAAGAACTCTTCCCCAATATAAATCCAATGCTAAAGCTTGCATTGCATTTTAAAGTCGAGATAAACGAAGCTCAAATATCTTTTGATAATTACATTACAACTTTAGAAAAATGTTTGTTTTCAGAAAATTTAATAGGTAGGTATTTTACAAAAGATGATTTAATTAAAGAGTTGAAGAAACAGCTGGGTAATGAAGTTACATGTCGTAAATTAGCAGATTTACTCATCGTTTTTTATGGTGATATAAATACATTCGGGAAAAAAGGTATATCTAATGGAAGAACTAGTAACTTTATTCAGTTAAAAAAAATTGGAGAAAGTGTAAAATATAAAATAGTTAATACAGCTTTCACCAGAGTTAAATCTGAAATGAAAACTTCGTTCTCTAGGGAATTTGGTGGAATTGGAAAAGGCAATACTGAATACCAAGGTTTTGTTTCAATTGATAAAGATCACCCAAGTCGGAGTAAAGTAAAACTAGCTTATCTATTAGAAATATTTGATCTGGCTACTTATGAATTAAGTGGAGGTGACTTACCACAATTATTTGTCCGTATAAATGATCCGCTAAAAATTAAAACCTTAAGTGAACGAGCTTATCAAAACAATGTAGTCACAGATGTTGAACGACGACATTCGAGATCAGTAGAAATAATGACGTACTTTTTTCAAGCAGAAATTACTGACGAATTAAGATGGCAATTTATTGAAAATTATTTCCTTGGGCGAGATGATTTGATTGATGATTGTTTAAGGAGTTGA
- a CDS encoding DUF3387 domain-containing protein, whose amino-acid sequence MTVIRVLRKNGYPPIKEEKVTKTVLEQAELIAAEWA is encoded by the coding sequence TTGACAGTCATACGTGTTCTAAGAAAAAATGGTTATCCACCAATTAAAGAAGAAAAAGTAACAAAAACAGTTTTAGAACAAGCAGAACTAATCGCTGCTGAGTGGGCATAA